AGGTGTCAGAGTAGCTTATGGAGAAAGAGTTCATCCGGGAAGAAGATCTTCTGCTGGACGCCTACCGACTAGGAGTAAAGATTTATCAGAGTGGCTTTCGGCCGACGGTCATCGTCGGGGTCTGGCGCGGAGGAACCTCGGTCGGTATCGCCGTGCAGGAGTGCCTCCAGTATCTGGGGGTCGAGACCGATCACATCTCGATTCGCACCTCCTATCGGGGGATGACCAGCTACAAGGCGATGCTGGACAACGCGGAGGCGATTCGAGTCCATGGCACCCGGTACTTGCTCGAAAACCTGAATGCCGAGGACGGCCTTTTGATCGTCGACGACGTCTACAGCTCGGGCTTGAACGTCCAAGCGGTGATCGACCGGCTCGCCCATCGAACCAAGCGCAATATGCCACGCCAGGTGCGGGTCGCGGTTCCTTGGTACCGGCCGTCCAGCAGACGGACCGACCGGGTGCCGGACTACTACCTCTACGAAACCGACAAGTGGCTGGTGCTGCCCTGGGAACTCAACGGTTTGACTCGGGAAGAGATCTACCGCGAGAAGCCGTTCTTGAAGCCGATACTTGAAGGAGTGAATCGGTAGGCCAGAAGCGTGGGGTGGGACAGAGAAGAAAGACGGTCGAATGACGCTGCCCGCCGGTTGTCATTCCGAGCGATAGTGAGGAGTCCTTCGACATCGGTTCTCGAAGCCCTTCACCGGTCGGCCGACGGGATTCCTCGGTCGCACGGCTCCCTCGGAATGTCAAGTCGTAGAAGTCGGCCGCTACGGCGCGGTGCTAGCATTCGGCTCATGGGGCTACCTGAAGTCAGGGATTCTGAAGTGCTCCCGGCGCGGAATGCCGTGCAGGCGCTTCGCCTGGATCCTCTGATCGTCGCGGCCGCGGCAGAGGTGGATCGGACTCTGCTTCGCTGGATGCTCAGTCTTTCTCACCGCGACCGTCTTCGGGCGAGTACCAGGGCGACGGCTGCGCTTTCCCGGATCCGTCGTGGATCGACCCAAGCAAGCTGATCTCGCTGCCCTGATCGAGGCACTGGTCGAGGCCGGCGTCGATTTCCTGGTGATCGGCGGTGCCGCGGCGGTTCTTCATGGAGCGCCCACGACTACTTGGGACCTCGATATCGTTCACGAGAGGTCTCCCGAGAACCTGGACCGCCTGCGCAATCTGTTGGAAGAGCTACACGCGGTTGTGCGCGATCCGGCCGGTAGAGATCTGAAGCCGACTCGCGGCCTCCTCGAAGCCGGTGGTCAGCTGCAACTGCTGACGGACCTGGGCCCGATCGATCTTCTCGGAACTCTCCACGATGGACGGGACTACGACGATTTGCTGGCCAAAACCGAGAGCGTGGGAGACGAGACGTTGCGGATTCGGGTGCTCGACCTGCCGACTTTGATCGAGGTCAAGGC
The genomic region above belongs to bacterium and contains:
- a CDS encoding hypoxanthine phosphoribosyltransferase, translating into MEKEFIREEDLLLDAYRLGVKIYQSGFRPTVIVGVWRGGTSVGIAVQECLQYLGVETDHISIRTSYRGMTSYKAMLDNAEAIRVHGTRYLLENLNAEDGLLIVDDVYSSGLNVQAVIDRLAHRTKRNMPRQVRVAVPWYRPSSRRTDRVPDYYLYETDKWLVLPWELNGLTREEIYREKPFLKPILEGVNR